From Pan troglodytes isolate AG18354 chromosome 9, NHGRI_mPanTro3-v2.0_pri, whole genome shotgun sequence, the proteins below share one genomic window:
- the MMP3 gene encoding stromelysin-1: MKSLPILLLLCVAVCSAYPLDGAARSEDTSMNLVQKYLENYYDLEKDVKQFVRRKDSGPVVKKIREMQKFLGLEVTGKLDSDTLEVMRKPRCGVPDVGHFRTFPGIPKWRKTHLTYRIVNYTPDLPKDAVDSAVEKALKVWEEVTPLTFSRLYEGEADIMISFAVREHGDFYPFDGPGNVLAHAYAPGPGINGDAHFDDDEQWTKDTTGTNLFLVAAHEIGHSLGLFHSANTEALMYPLYHSLTDLTRFRLSQDDINGIQSLYGPPPDSPETPLVPTEPVPPEPGTPAKCDPALSFDAVSTLRGEILIFKDRHFWRKSLRKLEPELYLISSFWPSLPSGVDAAYEVTSKDLVFIFKGNQFWAIRGNEVQAGYPRGIHTLGFPPTVRKIDAAISDKEKNKTYFFVEDKYWRFDEKRNSMEPGFPKRIAEDFPGIDSKIDAVFEEFGFFYFFTGSSQLEFDPNAKKVTHTLKSNSWLNC, translated from the exons ATGAAGAGTCTTCCAATCCTACTGTTGCTGTGCGTGGCAGTTTGCTCAGCCTATCCATTGGATGGAGCTGCAAGGAGTGAGGACACCAGCATGAACCTTGTTCAG AAATATCTAGAAAACTACTACGACCTCGAAAAAGACGTGAAACAGTTTGTTAGGAGAAAGGACAGTGGTCCTGTTGTTAAAAAAATCCGAGAAATGCAGAAGTTCCTTGGGTTGGAGGTGACGGGGAAGCTGGACTCTGACACTCTGGAGGTGATGCGCAAACCCAGGTGTGGAGTTCCTGACGTTGGTCACTTCAGAACATTTCCTGGCATCCCGAAGTGGAGGAAAACCCACCTTACATACAG GATTGTGAATTATACACCAGATTTGCCAAAAGATGCTGTTGATTCTGCTGTTGAGAAAGCTCTGAAAGTCTGGGAAGAGGTGACTCCACTCACATTCTCCAGGCTGTATGAAGGAGAGGCTGATATAATGATCTCTTTTGCAgttagag AACATGGAGACTTTTACCCTTTTGATGGACCTGGAAATGTTTTGGCCCATGCCTATGCCCCTGGGCCAGGGATTAATGGAGATGCCCACTTTGATGATGATGAACAATGGACAAAGGATACAACAG GGACCAATTTATTCCTCGTTGCTGCTCATGAAATTGGCCACTCCCTGGGTCTCTTTCACTCAGCCAACACTGAAGCTTTGATGTACCCACTCTACCACTCACTCACAGACCTGACTCGGTTCCGCCTGTCTCAGGATGATATAAATGGCATTCAGTCCCTCTATG GACCTCCCCCTGACTCCCCTGAGACCCCTCTGGTACCCACGGAACCTGTCCCTCCAGAACCTGGGACGCCAGCCAAGTGTGATCCTGCTTTGTCCTTTGATGCCGTCAGCACTCTGAGGGGAGAAATCCTGATCTTTAAAGACAG gcACTTTTGGCGCAAATCCCTCAGGAAGCTTGAACCTGAATTGTATTTGATCTCTTCATTTTGGCCATCTCTTCCTTCAGGCGTGGATGCCGCATATGAAGTTACTAGCAAGgaccttgttttcatttttaaag GAAATCAATTCTGGGCCATCAGAGGAAATGAGGTACAAGCTGGATACCCAAGAGGCATCCACACCCTAGGTTTCCCTCCAACCGTGAGGAAAATCGATGCAGCCATTTCTgataaggaaaagaacaaaacataTTTCTTTGTAGAGGACAAATACTGGAG ATTTGATGAGAAGAGAAATTCCATGGAGCCAGGCTTTCCCAAGCGAATAGCTGAAGACTTTCCAGGGATTGACTCAAAGATTGATGCTGTTTTTGAAGAATTTG ggttcttttatttctttactggaTCTTCACAGTTGGAGTTTGACCCAAATGCAAAGAAAGTGACACACACTTTGAAGAGTAACAGCTGGCTTAATTGTTGA